The Microbacterium sp. SORGH_AS_0862 region TTCATGGACACGCGCCCTCGCCAGGAGCAGCAGGCTGATCGGGCCGAAGAGAACGAACTTCAGCGCATTCCACAAACACATGGCGAAGACGACGTAGAGCCACGGCGACCAGCCTCCGTTGATGAGCGCGATGCTCACCGCGGCGCCGAAGAAGTAGACGATGCCGAGCCCCATAGCGGGAACGCCCCACTTGAGACCACGTCTAGTACGGAGTCGGTCTAGCAGGATGTTGGTGGGCATCCATCGGCGCAGGAAGGTGCGCGTACGGACGCTAAGTGTCCAGAGGGTGCGGATGAGCATCAGGGGTCCTCGCTTTCAGGCCAACACGGTTGGTGCGGCGTGGTCCTGAGCTTTGAGGTCCCCAAGGGGTCTGAGTCGCCCGCCGGAACGGGGTCGGCCAACGATTGTCCTGCCGCTGCCCCCAGGCTACGCCGGTCTGCTGACGACCGGAAGGGCGCGGGCTGTCAGCGCGCGTCCCGCACG contains the following coding sequences:
- a CDS encoding sulfate permease; its protein translation is MLIRTLWTLSVRTRTFLRRWMPTNILLDRLRTRRGLKWGVPAMGLGIVYFFGAAVSIALINGGWSPWLYVVFAMCLWNALKFVLFGPISLLLLARARVHEHQARRNLRRPSSETAEA